In a genomic window of Taeniopygia guttata chromosome 11, bTaeGut7.mat, whole genome shotgun sequence:
- the IRX6 gene encoding iroquois-class homeodomain protein IRX-6 isoform X1 — protein MYSAPYAAGQGYGNYLPYGAEPAALYTALNPQYEIKDGAGTLHSGIAQPATYYSYDHSLGQYQYDRYGTVDFGGSARRKNATRETTSTLKTWLYEHRKNPYPTKGEKIMLAIITKMTLTQVSTWFANARRRLKKENKMTWSPKNKAGEERKEETPREEDEYSAEGEGREQKSYKEDKDLQFSDLEEEEEEEEEEEEEAGKPEKGRTSSLQEAPSLGAALLEAPRSDCSLPGPFHAFPCAKAPSADFAPASLAGPPPPYAPAEKPRIWSLARTAGASAARRGSPEGGGAAGEQPLPAKAFRSSAFNLQPLPRSCASHRGLGEPCQFAAAGEGFGRGAKGGPGGTELGGTCLERLRTAFRPVLRRAARPFLGAGDGALAVRKHSA, from the exons ATGTACAGCGCCCCGTACGCCGCCGGTCAGGGCTACGGCAACTACCTGCCCTACGGCGCCGAGCCCGCCGCGCTCTACACCGCGCTG AACCCCCAGTATGAAATCAAAGACGGCGCCGGCACGCTGCACTCGGGAATCGCGCAGCCCGCTACCTACTACTCCTACGATCACTCCTTGGGGCAGTACCAGTACGACAG GTACGGGACGGTGGATTTCGGTGGTTCAGCCAGACGCAAAAATGCAACGCGAGAGACGACGAGTACTCTCAAGACCTGGCTGTACGAGCACCGCAAAAACCCCTACCCCaccaaaggagagaaaatcatgcTGGCTATCATCACTAAAATGACCCTGACGCAAGTGTCCACTTGGTTTGCTAACGCAAGACGGAGgcttaagaaagaaaacaaaatgaccTGGTCTCCCAAGAACAAAGCcggggaagagaggaaagaagaaacCCCGAGGGAAGAGGATGAATACAGTGCGGAGGGTGAAGGCAGAG AGCAGAAGAGCTACAAGGAGGACAAGGACCTGCAGTTCAGCgacctggaggaggaggaggaggaggaagaggaggaggaggaggaggcggggAAGCCGGAGAAGGGCCGgaccagctccctgcaggaagcCCCCAGCCTGGGCGCGGCGCTGCTCGAGGCTCCACGGAGCGACTGCAGCCTGCCCGGCCCCTTCCACGCCTTTCCTTGTGCCAAGGCCCCCTCCGCGGACTTCGCCCCCGCCTCCTTGGCCGGCCCGCCGCCGCCCTACGCGCCCGCGGAGAAGCCGCGCATCTGGTCGCTGGCGCGCACCGCCGGGGCCAGCGCGGCGCGCAGGGGCAGCCCCGagggcggcggagcggcgggggAGCAACCCCTGCCCGCCAAGGCCTTCCGGAGCTCCGCTTTCAacctgcagccgctcccgcgAAGCTGCGCGTCCCACCGCGGCCTGGGGGAGCCGTGCCAGTTCGCGGCGGCGGGCGAAG GCTTCGGGCGGGGCGCCAAGGGCGGCCCGGGAGGCACCGAGCTGGGTGGGACCTGCCTGGAAAGGCTGCGGACGGCGTTCCGGCCCGTGCTGCGGAG GGCCGCCCGCCCCTTCCTGGGCGCTGGCGACGGGGCTCTGGCTGTAAGGAAGCACTCGGCTTGA
- the IRX6 gene encoding iroquois-class homeodomain protein IRX-6 isoform X2: protein MYSAPYAAGQGYGNYLPYGAEPAALYTALNPQYEIKDGAGTLHSGIAQPATYYSYDHSLGQYQYDRYGTVDFGGSARRKNATRETTSTLKTWLYEHRKNPYPTKGEKIMLAIITKMTLTQVSTWFANARRRLKKENKMTWSPKNKAGEERKEETPREEDEYSAEGEGREQKSYKEDKDLQFSDLEEEEEEEEEEEEEAGKPEKGRTSSLQEAPSLGAALLEAPRSDCSLPGPFHAFPCAKAPSADFAPASLAGPPPPYAPAEKPRIWSLARTAGASAARRGSPEGGGAAGEQPLPAKAFRSSAFNLQPLPRSCASHRGLGEPCQFAAAGEGFGRGAKGGPGGTELGGTCLERLRTAFRPVLRR, encoded by the exons ATGTACAGCGCCCCGTACGCCGCCGGTCAGGGCTACGGCAACTACCTGCCCTACGGCGCCGAGCCCGCCGCGCTCTACACCGCGCTG AACCCCCAGTATGAAATCAAAGACGGCGCCGGCACGCTGCACTCGGGAATCGCGCAGCCCGCTACCTACTACTCCTACGATCACTCCTTGGGGCAGTACCAGTACGACAG GTACGGGACGGTGGATTTCGGTGGTTCAGCCAGACGCAAAAATGCAACGCGAGAGACGACGAGTACTCTCAAGACCTGGCTGTACGAGCACCGCAAAAACCCCTACCCCaccaaaggagagaaaatcatgcTGGCTATCATCACTAAAATGACCCTGACGCAAGTGTCCACTTGGTTTGCTAACGCAAGACGGAGgcttaagaaagaaaacaaaatgaccTGGTCTCCCAAGAACAAAGCcggggaagagaggaaagaagaaacCCCGAGGGAAGAGGATGAATACAGTGCGGAGGGTGAAGGCAGAG AGCAGAAGAGCTACAAGGAGGACAAGGACCTGCAGTTCAGCgacctggaggaggaggaggaggaggaagaggaggaggaggaggaggcggggAAGCCGGAGAAGGGCCGgaccagctccctgcaggaagcCCCCAGCCTGGGCGCGGCGCTGCTCGAGGCTCCACGGAGCGACTGCAGCCTGCCCGGCCCCTTCCACGCCTTTCCTTGTGCCAAGGCCCCCTCCGCGGACTTCGCCCCCGCCTCCTTGGCCGGCCCGCCGCCGCCCTACGCGCCCGCGGAGAAGCCGCGCATCTGGTCGCTGGCGCGCACCGCCGGGGCCAGCGCGGCGCGCAGGGGCAGCCCCGagggcggcggagcggcgggggAGCAACCCCTGCCCGCCAAGGCCTTCCGGAGCTCCGCTTTCAacctgcagccgctcccgcgAAGCTGCGCGTCCCACCGCGGCCTGGGGGAGCCGTGCCAGTTCGCGGCGGCGGGCGAAG GCTTCGGGCGGGGCGCCAAGGGCGGCCCGGGAGGCACCGAGCTGGGTGGGACCTGCCTGGAAAGGCTGCGGACGGCGTTCCGGCCCGTGCTGCGGAGGTGA